One genomic window of Cupriavidus malaysiensis includes the following:
- a CDS encoding 2-hydroxyacid dehydrogenase, with protein sequence MKLQLYVPDGRYAPWIEGFAQALPEAQCLTWEGSRGEQADYAVVWRPPLEMLRGRTDLKAVFNLGAGVDGILRLRDQDPAALPAGVPIVRLDDAGMAAQMAEYVTHAVLRHFRRLDDYAGQQRAGAWKFLKPYRREEFPVGVMGIGTLGTHIARTLAGFGFPVRGWSRSAKTVEGVQGFHGEDGRAAFLDGLRVLVNVLPLTPETENVVDAALLARLAKGAYFINVARGQHVVEEDLLAAVQQGQLAGATLDVFRVEPLPAEHPFWGEPRITITPHISALTLREDSIAQIAGKIRALAEGRTVAGVVDLQRGY encoded by the coding sequence ATGAAGTTGCAGTTGTATGTGCCGGACGGCCGGTATGCACCGTGGATCGAAGGCTTCGCCCAGGCCCTGCCCGAGGCGCAGTGCCTGACCTGGGAAGGCAGCCGGGGCGAGCAGGCGGACTATGCCGTGGTGTGGCGCCCGCCGCTGGAGATGCTGCGCGGGCGCACCGACCTGAAGGCCGTGTTCAACCTGGGCGCCGGCGTCGACGGCATCCTGCGCCTGCGCGACCAGGATCCCGCCGCGCTGCCCGCAGGCGTGCCCATCGTGCGCCTGGACGACGCCGGCATGGCCGCGCAGATGGCCGAGTACGTGACGCATGCAGTGCTGCGCCACTTCCGCCGCCTCGACGACTACGCCGGCCAGCAGCGCGCCGGCGCCTGGAAGTTCCTCAAGCCGTACCGGCGCGAGGAATTCCCCGTCGGCGTGATGGGCATCGGCACGCTCGGCACGCATATCGCGCGCACGCTGGCCGGCTTCGGCTTCCCGGTGCGCGGCTGGAGCCGCAGCGCCAAGACCGTGGAAGGCGTGCAGGGCTTCCATGGCGAGGACGGCCGCGCCGCCTTCCTCGACGGCCTGCGCGTGCTGGTCAACGTGCTGCCGCTGACGCCGGAGACCGAGAACGTCGTCGACGCCGCGCTGCTGGCGCGGCTGGCCAAGGGCGCTTACTTCATCAACGTGGCGCGCGGGCAGCATGTGGTCGAGGAAGACCTGCTCGCCGCCGTCCAGCAGGGGCAGCTCGCCGGCGCCACGCTCGACGTGTTCCGCGTCGAGCCGCTGCCGGCCGAGCATCCTTTCTGGGGCGAGCCCCGCATCACCATCACGCCGCACATCTCGGCGCTCACGCTGCGCGAGGACAGCATCGCGCAGATCGCCGGCAAGATCCGCGCGCTGGCCGAGGGCCGGACGGTCGCCGGCGTGGTGGACCTGCAGCGCGGCTACTGA
- a CDS encoding hydroxymethylglutaryl-CoA lyase, with amino-acid sequence MNTPGYVKVVEVGPRDGLQNEKEIVPTEVKVALVDRLTEAGFVNIEAASFVSPKWVPQMADSADVMARIQRRPGTLYSALTPNMKGFEAAVEAGADEVVIFGAASEAFSQKNINCSIAESIARFAPVAAAAKERGLRLRASVSCALGCPYQGEVPVSAVVDVVRRMRELGCDEIDIADTIGVGTPARVQEVMRAAAAEFPIDRLSGHFHDTYGQALSNILASLDVGIAIFHASVAGLGGCPYAKGATGNVATEDVLYMLQGMGIHTGIDLEQVVRAGDFISRAIGRPNNSRVGRALLTKWGSAEAPATCV; translated from the coding sequence ATGAACACGCCTGGTTATGTGAAGGTTGTCGAAGTGGGGCCGCGTGACGGCCTGCAGAACGAGAAGGAGATCGTGCCCACCGAGGTCAAGGTGGCGCTGGTGGACCGACTGACCGAGGCCGGCTTCGTCAATATCGAGGCCGCCTCCTTCGTCTCGCCGAAATGGGTGCCGCAGATGGCCGACAGCGCCGACGTGATGGCGCGCATCCAGCGCCGTCCGGGCACGCTGTATTCGGCGCTGACGCCCAATATGAAAGGCTTCGAGGCGGCGGTGGAGGCCGGTGCGGACGAGGTGGTGATCTTCGGCGCGGCCAGCGAGGCCTTCTCGCAGAAGAATATCAACTGCTCGATCGCCGAATCGATCGCGCGCTTCGCGCCGGTCGCGGCCGCGGCCAAGGAACGCGGCCTGCGCCTGCGCGCCAGCGTCTCGTGCGCGCTGGGCTGTCCCTACCAGGGCGAGGTGCCGGTGTCGGCCGTGGTGGACGTGGTGCGCCGCATGCGCGAACTGGGCTGCGACGAGATCGATATCGCCGACACCATCGGTGTGGGCACGCCGGCGCGGGTGCAGGAAGTGATGCGCGCGGCGGCAGCCGAATTCCCCATCGACCGGCTGTCGGGGCACTTCCACGATACGTACGGACAGGCGCTGTCCAATATCCTGGCCAGCCTCGATGTCGGCATCGCCATCTTCCACGCCTCGGTGGCCGGCCTGGGCGGCTGTCCCTATGCCAAGGGCGCCACCGGCAACGTGGCCACCGAAGACGTGCTGTACATGCTGCAGGGCATGGGTATCCACACCGGCATCGACCTGGAGCAGGTGGTACGCGCGGGCGACTTCATCTCGCGCGCCATCGGCCGACCCAACAACTCGCGCGTCGGCCGCGCCCTGCTGACCAAGTGGGGAAGCGCCGAGGCGCCGGCCACCTGTGTCTGA
- a CDS encoding YbaK/EbsC family protein → MSEGNAAAAPEALPESAQRVAGLLAGLGHDRPVVMLPATGKTSAEAAAGLGCSVAEIAKSILFRRLADDAPVLVIASGSNRVDEDKVAARVGALGKADARFVREKTGYAIGGVCPIGHRVEPLMLIDRDLFRYQSLWAAAGHPHAVFNLTPSQLQAMTGAEVADVAQDAQR, encoded by the coding sequence ATGAGCGAAGGCAATGCAGCGGCGGCGCCGGAGGCGCTGCCGGAATCCGCGCAGCGTGTGGCCGGCCTGCTGGCCGGGCTCGGCCACGACCGGCCCGTGGTGATGCTGCCGGCCACCGGCAAGACCTCGGCGGAAGCCGCCGCCGGCCTGGGTTGCAGCGTGGCGGAAATCGCCAAGTCCATCCTCTTCCGCCGCCTTGCCGACGATGCGCCGGTGCTGGTCATCGCCAGCGGCAGCAACCGTGTCGACGAGGACAAGGTGGCGGCGCGCGTGGGCGCGCTCGGCAAGGCCGACGCGCGTTTCGTGCGCGAGAAGACGGGCTATGCCATCGGCGGTGTCTGCCCGATCGGCCACCGGGTCGAGCCGCTGATGCTGATCGACCGCGACCTGTTCCGCTACCAGAGCCTGTGGGCGGCGGCAGGGCATCCGCATGCGGTGTTCAATCTGACACCCTCGCAGCTGCAGGCGATGACGGGGGCCGAGGTGGCCGACGTGGCGCAGGACGCGCAGCGCTAG
- a CDS encoding DUF1289 domain-containing protein → MPWTTVQLADLQRQAEAAQRAVPVPSPCRNVCRMDAAGGWCEGCLRTIDEIAAWSNATEADKRRIWASLPGRAQQLAGSGTMPPQ, encoded by the coding sequence GTGCCCTGGACCACCGTGCAACTCGCCGACCTGCAGCGCCAGGCCGAGGCCGCGCAGCGCGCGGTGCCCGTGCCTTCGCCCTGCCGCAATGTCTGCCGCATGGATGCAGCCGGCGGCTGGTGCGAGGGCTGCCTGCGCACCATCGACGAGATCGCGGCGTGGTCGAACGCCACCGAAGCCGACAAGCGGCGCATCTGGGCCAGCCTGCCCGGGCGCGCGCAGCAGCTTGCCGGCAGCGGCACGATGCCACCACAATAG
- a CDS encoding MBL fold metallo-hydrolase, with the protein MPTPTSAPAAPFALPATLRVFERGWLSANNILFVDGDETALVDSGYVTHSAQTLALVEAGLGGRPLRRLINTHLHSDHCGGNAALQARWQPRTAIPAAEAEAVRRWDAEALSFVETGQQCDPFGFDELLRDGDELMLGGIAWRVVAAPGHDPHAVMLYAPDERILISGDALWENGFGVIFPELDGESGFAEQAAVLECIAGLVPKLVIPGHGRLFSDVEGALARARGRLGHLRADPRRNASHAVKVLVKFKLLEQGSMRLDALQAWMEAAPLMQRIHARFLSEQPLGAMLDEVVRSLAGIGALALQDGLVVDRG; encoded by the coding sequence ATGCCCACACCCACCTCTGCTCCTGCCGCACCGTTCGCCCTGCCTGCCACGCTGCGCGTGTTCGAGCGTGGCTGGCTGTCGGCCAACAATATCCTGTTCGTCGACGGCGACGAGACCGCCCTGGTCGATTCCGGCTATGTCACGCACAGCGCGCAGACACTGGCGCTGGTCGAGGCCGGGCTGGGCGGCCGGCCGCTGCGGCGCCTGATCAATACCCATCTGCATTCCGACCACTGCGGCGGCAATGCCGCGCTGCAGGCGCGCTGGCAGCCGCGCACCGCGATTCCTGCCGCCGAGGCGGAGGCGGTGCGGCGTTGGGATGCCGAGGCGCTCAGCTTCGTCGAGACCGGGCAGCAGTGCGATCCCTTCGGCTTCGACGAGCTGCTGCGCGATGGCGATGAACTCATGCTGGGCGGTATCGCCTGGCGCGTGGTAGCCGCGCCGGGGCACGATCCGCATGCGGTCATGCTGTACGCGCCGGACGAGCGCATCCTGATTTCGGGCGACGCCTTGTGGGAAAACGGCTTCGGCGTGATCTTTCCCGAGCTGGACGGCGAGAGCGGCTTCGCCGAGCAGGCCGCGGTGCTGGAGTGCATCGCCGGGCTGGTGCCGAAGCTGGTGATCCCGGGACACGGGCGCCTGTTCAGCGATGTGGAAGGGGCCCTGGCGCGGGCGCGCGGCCGGCTCGGCCACCTGCGCGCCGATCCGCGCCGCAATGCCTCGCATGCGGTCAAGGTGCTGGTCAAGTTCAAGCTGCTGGAACAGGGCAGCATGCGCCTGGACGCGCTGCAGGCCTGGATGGAGGCGGCGCCGCTGATGCAGCGCATCCACGCGCGCTTCCTGTCGGAGCAGCCGCTCGGTGCTATGCTCGACGAAGTGGTGCGGTCGCTGGCGGGCATCGGCGCGCTGGCGCTGCAGGATGGGCTGGTGGTGGATCGCGGCTGA
- a CDS encoding GNAT family N-acetyltransferase, translated as MMQTLHGQGFMLRPFRHADVPQFVAAVRESRASVGVWMPWAHEGYDALDAQAWFDICADNLAAGSSYDVGVYSPDGRELYGGVAVSDVHSAYNMGNLGYWIRASRQRQGLASRAAAMMACFAFHRLRLTRLEIVAAEHNAASRGVAEKIGAQFECIARNRLVMHGLPCAAAVYSLVPESFGPASLGGRG; from the coding sequence ATGATGCAGACGCTGCATGGACAGGGGTTCATGTTGCGGCCGTTCCGGCACGCCGACGTGCCGCAATTCGTGGCTGCCGTGCGCGAGTCGCGCGCCAGCGTGGGCGTCTGGATGCCGTGGGCGCACGAGGGCTACGATGCGCTCGACGCGCAGGCCTGGTTCGATATCTGCGCCGACAACCTGGCCGCCGGGTCCAGCTACGACGTCGGCGTGTATTCGCCCGATGGCCGCGAGCTCTATGGCGGTGTCGCCGTCAGCGATGTCCACAGCGCCTACAACATGGGCAATCTCGGCTACTGGATCCGCGCCAGCCGCCAGCGCCAGGGCCTGGCCTCGCGCGCGGCGGCGATGATGGCCTGCTTCGCCTTCCACCGCCTGCGCCTGACGCGGCTGGAGATCGTGGCGGCCGAGCACAACGCGGCCAGCCGCGGCGTGGCGGAGAAGATCGGCGCGCAGTTCGAATGCATCGCGCGCAACCGCCTGGTCATGCACGGGCTGCCATGCGCGGCTGCGGTCTATTCGCTGGTGCCGGAATCGTTCGGCCCGGCCAGCCTGGGAGGGAGAGGGTGA
- a CDS encoding TonB-dependent receptor, protein MPNLQAHKKNASRRPSRSALRAISALTALLASGGAYAQGAPAESADAAESAERNTLKTVVVTANPLGSELNEMVAPASALQGDALTLRQGSTLGQTLDGLPGVSSTGFGPNASRPVIRGLDADRIKILQDGGSTVDASSLSYDHAVPVDPLVAERIEVVRGPAALMYGGNAIGGVVNVIDNRIPKAPVEGVGGALDTSATAGGDQGRGASALLEAGNGRFAIHADAFARKTSDQRIPGFARSAALRASQPLAEGESEAYGRLPNTSAQQDGGSLGGAYTWADGFVGANYSAYRNEYGTPAESDVRLKMKQDRFALAGEARELSGATGGWLEAVKASFSHTEYEHKEIEHGATGTIFRNRGWDARVEARHGNIGPLRGVVGAQFGQTRFSALGEEAFVPSTDTDNAALFVFEELPLAAGGDLKLDLGGRLDHSRVRSSANGNERFSDASRSFNAASASAGLLYKLTPAWSLSSNLAYTERAPTFYELFANGPHVATGTWEVGDPNAAKERATSLDLGVRFKNGPHSASLSGYYNRFANYLALQATGHARDEAGDVVAAGTAGALPEFRYAGVPATLYGFEAEGRTRLAERLAFAGDSLDLEGRVDLVRGKNRDTGEPLPRLAPLRLGGALIYGAGPWNARVDVTYAARQTRVPANDTPTEAYTLLGLALSYKFKLAGTQTLVYLRGDNLTNQDARNATSLLRDIAPLAGRSVKVGLRTTF, encoded by the coding sequence ATGCCCAACCTGCAAGCCCACAAGAAGAACGCCTCGCGGCGCCCCTCACGCTCCGCCCTGCGCGCCATCTCCGCGCTCACCGCCCTGCTCGCCTCGGGCGGCGCCTATGCGCAAGGCGCTCCCGCCGAAAGCGCGGACGCCGCGGAAAGCGCCGAGCGCAACACCCTGAAGACCGTGGTGGTCACCGCCAACCCGCTCGGCAGCGAACTCAACGAGATGGTCGCGCCCGCCAGCGCGCTGCAGGGCGATGCCTTGACGCTGCGCCAGGGCAGCACGCTGGGCCAGACCCTGGATGGCCTGCCCGGTGTCTCCTCGACCGGTTTCGGACCCAATGCCAGCCGGCCGGTGATCCGCGGCCTCGACGCCGACCGCATCAAGATCCTGCAGGACGGCGGCAGCACCGTCGACGCCTCCTCGCTGTCCTATGACCACGCGGTGCCGGTCGACCCGCTGGTGGCCGAGCGGATCGAAGTGGTACGCGGCCCGGCCGCGCTGATGTACGGCGGCAACGCCATCGGCGGCGTGGTCAACGTGATCGACAACCGCATTCCGAAGGCACCGGTGGAAGGCGTCGGCGGCGCGCTCGACACCAGCGCCACCGCCGGCGGCGACCAGGGGCGCGGCGCCAGCGCCCTGCTCGAGGCCGGCAACGGCCGCTTCGCCATCCACGCCGATGCCTTTGCCCGCAAGACCAGCGACCAGCGCATTCCCGGCTTCGCGCGCAGCGCCGCGCTGCGTGCCAGCCAGCCCCTCGCCGAAGGCGAGAGCGAGGCCTACGGCCGCCTGCCCAATACCAGCGCCCAGCAGGACGGCGGCTCGCTGGGCGGCGCCTATACCTGGGCCGATGGCTTCGTCGGCGCCAACTACAGCGCCTACCGCAACGAATACGGTACCCCCGCCGAGTCCGACGTGCGCCTGAAGATGAAGCAGGACCGCTTCGCCCTGGCCGGCGAGGCACGCGAGTTGTCCGGCGCCACCGGCGGCTGGCTGGAGGCGGTCAAGGCGAGCTTCAGCCACACCGAGTACGAGCACAAGGAAATCGAGCACGGCGCGACCGGCACCATCTTCCGCAACCGCGGCTGGGATGCGCGCGTGGAAGCACGCCATGGCAACATCGGCCCGCTGCGCGGCGTGGTCGGCGCCCAGTTCGGCCAGACCCGCTTCTCGGCGCTGGGCGAGGAAGCCTTCGTGCCCAGTACCGACACCGACAACGCGGCCCTGTTCGTGTTCGAGGAACTGCCCCTGGCCGCCGGCGGCGACCTCAAGCTGGACCTGGGCGGCCGGCTCGACCACAGCCGCGTCAGATCCAGTGCCAACGGCAACGAGCGCTTCAGCGACGCCAGCCGCAGCTTCAACGCCGCCAGCGCGTCGGCCGGCCTGCTCTACAAGCTGACGCCGGCCTGGTCGCTGAGCAGCAACCTGGCCTATACCGAGCGCGCGCCGACCTTCTACGAGCTGTTCGCCAACGGCCCGCACGTGGCCACCGGCACCTGGGAAGTCGGCGACCCGAACGCGGCCAAGGAACGCGCCACCTCGCTGGACCTCGGCGTGCGCTTCAAGAACGGGCCCCACAGCGCCAGCCTGTCCGGCTACTACAACCGCTTCGCCAACTACCTGGCGCTGCAGGCCACCGGCCATGCACGTGATGAGGCGGGCGACGTGGTCGCCGCGGGCACCGCAGGCGCCCTGCCGGAGTTCCGCTACGCAGGCGTGCCCGCCACCCTGTATGGCTTCGAGGCGGAAGGCCGCACGCGCCTGGCCGAGCGACTCGCCTTCGCCGGCGACAGCCTCGACCTGGAAGGCCGCGTCGACCTGGTACGCGGCAAGAACCGCGACACCGGCGAGCCGCTGCCGCGCCTGGCGCCGCTGCGCCTGGGCGGCGCGCTGATCTACGGCGCGGGCCCCTGGAACGCGCGCGTGGACGTCACCTATGCCGCGCGCCAGACCCGCGTGCCGGCCAACGACACGCCGACCGAGGCTTATACGCTGCTGGGCCTCGCGCTGAGCTACAAGTTCAAGCTGGCCGGCACCCAGACCCTGGTCTACCTGCGCGGCGATAACCTGACCAACCAGGACGCGCGCAATGCGACCTCCCTGCTGCGCGACATCGCGCCGCTGGCGGGACGCAGCGTCAAGGTGGGCCTGCGCACGACCTTCTGA
- the zigA gene encoding zinc metallochaperone GTPase ZigA, producing the protein MADRLPVTVLSGFLGAGKTTLLNHVLANREGKRVAVIVNDLADVNIDARLVGDGRVAQAGERLIELSNGCICCTLREDLLTEIGKLAREGRFDYLLVESTGVAEPLPIAETFTFEDEHGTTLDQVARLDTMVTVVDAAHFLRDFNEADYLSDRGQARDEDDDRTVVDLLIEQVEFCDVIVLNKIDLVSAAERERLAGILHTLNPRADIVAASFGQVPLARLLDTGRFDFEAAAAAPGWLAELRGEHVPETAAYGIGSFVYRRRRPFHPQRFAALIHGDWLREHGNVLRSKGFFWLAGRMDTAGSWSQAGGVCRHGGAGAWWAAVDPAEWPAEDEARAAIEADMLDEDGQPARFGDRRQELVFIGQDMDRAALEALLDACLLDDAEMAAGPSAWAAWQDPFPAWDDTFDGLDGDDGDDDCGHDPDRCDCGHAH; encoded by the coding sequence ATGGCCGATCGCCTGCCCGTCACCGTGCTGTCCGGATTCCTCGGCGCCGGCAAGACCACCCTGCTCAACCACGTGCTCGCCAACCGCGAGGGCAAGCGGGTCGCTGTGATCGTCAACGACCTCGCCGACGTCAACATCGATGCGCGCCTGGTCGGCGACGGACGCGTGGCCCAGGCCGGCGAGCGGCTGATCGAGCTGTCCAACGGCTGCATCTGCTGCACCTTGCGCGAGGACCTGCTGACCGAGATCGGCAAGCTCGCGCGCGAAGGCCGCTTCGACTACCTGCTGGTCGAGTCCACCGGCGTGGCCGAGCCGCTGCCGATCGCCGAGACCTTCACCTTCGAGGACGAGCACGGCACCACGCTGGACCAGGTCGCCCGCCTCGACACCATGGTCACGGTGGTGGATGCCGCCCACTTCCTGCGCGATTTCAACGAAGCCGACTACCTGAGCGACCGCGGCCAGGCGCGCGACGAAGACGACGACCGTACCGTGGTCGACCTGCTGATCGAGCAGGTCGAGTTCTGCGACGTGATCGTGCTGAACAAGATCGACCTGGTCAGCGCAGCCGAACGCGAGCGCCTGGCCGGCATCCTGCACACCCTCAACCCGCGCGCCGACATCGTGGCCGCCTCCTTCGGCCAGGTGCCGCTGGCGCGCCTGCTCGACACCGGCCGCTTCGATTTCGAGGCCGCCGCCGCGGCCCCCGGCTGGCTGGCCGAACTGCGCGGCGAGCATGTGCCCGAGACCGCCGCCTACGGCATCGGCAGCTTCGTCTACCGCCGCCGCCGCCCCTTCCATCCACAGCGCTTCGCCGCGCTGATCCATGGTGACTGGCTGCGCGAGCATGGCAACGTGCTGCGCTCCAAGGGCTTCTTCTGGCTGGCCGGCCGCATGGACACCGCAGGCAGCTGGAGCCAGGCCGGCGGCGTCTGCCGCCATGGCGGCGCCGGTGCCTGGTGGGCGGCCGTCGATCCGGCCGAATGGCCGGCCGAGGACGAGGCCCGCGCCGCCATCGAGGCCGACATGCTGGACGAGGACGGCCAGCCTGCACGCTTCGGCGACCGCCGCCAGGAACTGGTCTTCATCGGCCAGGACATGGACCGCGCCGCGCTGGAAGCCCTGCTCGACGCCTGCCTGCTGGACGATGCCGAGATGGCCGCCGGCCCGTCCGCCTGGGCTGCCTGGCAAGACCCCTTCCCCGCCTGGGACGACACCTTCGACGGCCTCGACGGCGACGACGGCGACGACGACTGCGGTCACGATCCGGACCGCTGCGACTGCGGGCATGCGCACTGA
- the dksA gene encoding RNA polymerase-binding protein DksA, with translation MSAATKTKESRSKTASVAAETIEAPSRKAASGSRSDTARAAASGSKGGARSSKTAASQSETSTPRKQPDTAPERSPAPPVASTRESAATMSSNKLLTEAEILKMGDKDYMNEAQLAFFKHRLEQLRDDILKNADQTTEHLRETVIVPDPADRATIEEEHALELRTRDRERKLLKKVEQALVRIESGEYGWCEETGEPIGVPRLLARPTATLSLEAQQRRELRQKLFGD, from the coding sequence ATGTCAGCCGCAACAAAAACGAAGGAAAGCCGCAGCAAGACAGCTAGCGTTGCGGCCGAGACGATAGAGGCGCCGTCCCGCAAGGCGGCATCGGGATCCCGCAGTGACACGGCGCGCGCCGCTGCAAGCGGGTCCAAGGGAGGCGCGCGAAGCAGCAAGACTGCAGCCAGCCAGAGTGAAACGTCCACGCCGCGCAAGCAGCCGGACACTGCACCCGAGCGGAGCCCCGCCCCGCCGGTCGCATCAACAAGAGAATCAGCAGCAACCATGAGCAGCAATAAACTTCTGACTGAAGCTGAAATCCTGAAGATGGGCGACAAGGATTACATGAATGAAGCGCAACTCGCTTTCTTCAAGCATCGCCTTGAACAGCTGCGCGACGACATCCTGAAGAACGCCGACCAGACGACGGAGCACCTGCGCGAAACGGTCATCGTGCCGGATCCGGCCGACCGCGCCACCATCGAGGAAGAGCATGCCCTCGAGCTGCGCACCCGCGATCGCGAGCGCAAGCTGCTGAAGAAGGTCGAGCAGGCCCTGGTCCGCATCGAATCCGGCGAGTACGGCTGGTGCGAGGAAACCGGCGAGCCGATCGGCGTGCCGCGCCTGCTGGCGCGCCCCACCGCCACGCTGTCGCTGGAAGCCCAGCAGCGCCGCGAACTGCGCCAGAAGCTGTTCGGCGACTGA
- a CDS encoding CobW family GTP-binding protein yields the protein MSKLIPVTILTGFLGSGKTTLLKRILNEQHGMKIAVIENEFGEENIDNEILVQDGREQIVQMSNGCICCTIRGDLVAALSQLISRRDAGEIDFDRVVIETTGVANPGPVAQTFFMDEEIAQRYLLDAVVTLVDAKHAEQQLDKQEEAQRQVGFADAIFITKADLVGEPEVAELRHRLLHMNPRAPIRTAHFGEAPIDAIFDLRGFNLNAKLEIDPDFLRADDEHDHDHGHDHEHGEQCGADCGHDHGHDAHGDHGHGHAHDHHHHHHHTDRIASFVFRSEQPFHYGKLEEFLSGILSVYGEKLLRYKGVLYMQNVDRKVVFQGVHQLMGSDVGAKWGDETPGTKMVFIGVDLPKDAILKGLANCLA from the coding sequence ATGTCCAAACTGATCCCGGTCACCATCCTGACGGGCTTCCTCGGCAGCGGCAAGACCACGCTGCTCAAGCGCATCCTGAACGAGCAGCACGGCATGAAGATCGCCGTGATCGAGAACGAGTTCGGCGAAGAGAACATCGACAACGAGATCCTGGTGCAGGACGGCCGCGAGCAGATCGTGCAGATGAGCAACGGCTGCATCTGCTGCACCATCCGCGGCGACCTGGTGGCTGCGCTGTCGCAGCTGATCAGCCGCCGCGATGCCGGCGAGATCGACTTCGATCGCGTCGTGATCGAAACCACCGGCGTGGCCAATCCCGGTCCGGTGGCGCAGACCTTCTTCATGGACGAGGAGATCGCGCAACGCTACCTGCTCGACGCGGTGGTCACGCTGGTCGACGCCAAGCACGCCGAGCAGCAGCTGGACAAGCAGGAAGAGGCGCAGCGCCAGGTGGGCTTCGCCGACGCCATCTTCATCACCAAGGCCGACCTGGTCGGCGAGCCCGAGGTGGCGGAGCTGCGCCACCGCCTGCTGCACATGAACCCGCGCGCGCCGATCCGCACCGCGCACTTCGGCGAAGCGCCGATCGACGCCATCTTCGACCTGCGCGGCTTCAACCTGAACGCCAAGCTGGAGATCGACCCCGACTTCCTGCGCGCCGACGACGAGCACGATCACGACCACGGGCATGACCACGAGCACGGCGAGCAGTGCGGCGCCGACTGTGGCCATGACCATGGCCATGACGCTCATGGCGACCATGGCCATGGCCATGCGCACGATCACCACCACCACCACCATCACACCGATCGCATCGCTTCCTTCGTCTTCCGCAGCGAGCAACCTTTCCACTATGGCAAGCTGGAGGAGTTCCTGTCCGGCATCCTGTCGGTGTACGGCGAGAAACTGCTGCGCTACAAGGGCGTGCTGTACATGCAGAACGTGGACCGCAAGGTCGTGTTCCAGGGCGTGCACCAGTTGATGGGCAGCGATGTCGGGGCCAAGTGGGGCGACGAAACGCCTGGCACCAAGATGGTGTTCATCGGCGTCGACCTGCCCAAGGACGCCATCCTGAAGGGCCTGGCCAACTGCCTGGCCTGA
- a CDS encoding Fur family transcriptional regulator, producing the protein MTHPSETWPAGAPAAAALDDARERLRRLGARVTQPRLCILACLIGSDEALTHQAVLDRIPATGEAIDRVTVYRVLDWLVEQGLAQKRAGNDRVFRFSLVEHEAARAQVHRRHSHFHCTRCDRTFCLDDGSVPAGLDAPRVPSGFAVEHVELTVNGICAECGARTEPARQAAPAQPE; encoded by the coding sequence ATGACCCACCCCTCCGAGACCTGGCCGGCCGGCGCGCCGGCCGCAGCCGCCCTGGACGACGCGCGCGAACGCCTGCGGCGGCTGGGCGCGCGCGTGACGCAGCCGCGCCTGTGCATCCTGGCCTGCCTGATCGGCAGCGACGAAGCCCTGACCCACCAGGCGGTGCTCGACCGCATTCCCGCCACCGGCGAAGCCATCGACCGCGTGACCGTCTACCGCGTGCTCGACTGGCTGGTCGAACAAGGCCTGGCGCAGAAGCGCGCCGGCAACGACCGCGTCTTCCGCTTCAGCCTGGTCGAGCACGAGGCGGCGCGCGCCCAGGTCCATCGCCGGCACAGCCATTTCCACTGCACGCGCTGCGACCGCACCTTCTGCCTGGACGACGGCAGCGTGCCCGCCGGGCTGGACGCCCCGCGCGTGCCCAGCGGCTTCGCCGTCGAACACGTCGAGCTGACCGTCAATGGCATCTGCGCCGAATGCGGCGCGCGCACCGAACCTGCGCGGCAGGCAGCGCCGGCGCAACCCGAATAA